A section of the Pseudanabaena mucicola str. Chao 1806 genome encodes:
- a CDS encoding amino acid ABC transporter ATP-binding protein, with translation MQETLTSNPSMTEPMIVAQNVHKWYGNFHVLKGVSLTVNRGEVVVIMGPSGSGKSTFARTFNALEEYQQGKIFIDGFELSPENHRNIDAIRREVGMVFQQFNLFPHLTVFQNITLAPSWVRKWSKTRASEVATQLLERVGIAHQAHKYPLQLSGGQQQRVAIARALAMQPKIMLFDEPTSALDPEMVREVLDVMRSLADSGMTMVVVTHEVGFAREVADRIVFMDGGIIVEEATPEEFFQNPKEERTKKFLSQIL, from the coding sequence ATGCAAGAGACACTAACCTCAAATCCATCTATGACCGAGCCGATGATTGTCGCGCAAAATGTGCATAAGTGGTATGGTAACTTCCATGTGCTTAAGGGTGTCAGCCTCACTGTGAATCGTGGTGAGGTAGTTGTAATTATGGGACCTTCGGGTTCAGGCAAGTCCACTTTTGCCCGAACTTTCAACGCCTTGGAAGAATATCAACAGGGAAAAATCTTTATTGATGGATTTGAGTTATCGCCTGAGAATCATCGCAATATTGACGCGATCCGTCGTGAAGTGGGAATGGTATTTCAGCAGTTTAATCTCTTTCCTCATCTCACCGTTTTCCAGAATATTACCCTCGCACCTTCATGGGTTCGTAAATGGTCAAAGACTAGGGCTTCAGAGGTGGCGACTCAATTACTAGAGCGTGTCGGCATTGCTCATCAAGCTCATAAATATCCCCTGCAACTATCTGGTGGTCAACAGCAACGGGTAGCGATCGCTAGAGCTTTAGCAATGCAACCCAAAATTATGCTCTTTGATGAACCGACTTCCGCGCTCGATCCTGAGATGGTACGAGAGGTTTTAGATGTGATGAGATCGCTTGCTGATTCGGGAATGACGATGGTGGTAGTCACCCATGAGGTCGGCTTTGCCCGTGAAGTTGCAGATCGCATTGTATTTATGGATGGTGGCATAATTGTCGAAGAGGCAACTCCTGAAGAGTTTTTCCAAAATCCTAAAGAAGAGCGCACTAAGAAGTTTCTGTCACAGATTTTATAG